A single Dysgonomonas mossii DNA region contains:
- a CDS encoding HlyD family secretion protein: MDTENKKTGSKLIPILIFAAVIILVGLYGFFFLNQEDNIIQGEADVTEVRISSKVPGRIAKYMVDEGSYVKKGDTLAILSIPDIDAKLAQANAAQQGAAAQNQKAIKGARVEQIQGAYEMWQKAKVGTDIAQKSYKRVQNLFDKGVVTAQKRDEAEAQYNASVATEKAAKSQYDMAVNGAEKEDKEAAFALLERAKGAVAEVSSYISESYLISPIDGKVTEKFPNEGELVGTGAPIMNVAKLDDKWGSFNIREDHLKNYKDIGKTFKAYVPALDQEVEMTVYYVKDLGSYAAWKATKTTGQYDRKTFEVKARFNDKAIDVLPGMSLIIKE, encoded by the coding sequence ATGGATACAGAAAACAAAAAAACAGGTTCTAAACTCATACCTATTCTGATTTTTGCCGCCGTTATTATTCTAGTTGGCTTATACGGTTTCTTCTTCCTCAACCAAGAAGACAACATCATACAAGGAGAAGCGGATGTAACCGAAGTACGTATATCCAGCAAAGTGCCCGGACGTATCGCAAAATATATGGTAGACGAAGGAAGCTATGTGAAAAAAGGTGACACTCTTGCTATACTAAGCATCCCTGACATCGATGCTAAGCTGGCACAGGCAAATGCTGCACAGCAAGGAGCTGCGGCACAAAACCAGAAAGCAATAAAAGGAGCACGCGTAGAGCAAATCCAAGGGGCATACGAAATGTGGCAAAAGGCTAAAGTAGGAACAGACATAGCGCAGAAGTCGTACAAGCGTGTTCAAAACTTGTTTGACAAAGGTGTTGTAACCGCACAAAAGAGAGATGAAGCCGAAGCACAATACAACGCATCAGTTGCAACAGAAAAGGCCGCGAAGTCTCAATACGACATGGCTGTAAACGGTGCAGAAAAAGAAGACAAAGAAGCGGCCTTTGCCTTATTGGAAAGAGCAAAAGGTGCTGTAGCAGAAGTATCATCTTACATCTCTGAAAGCTATCTGATCTCACCTATTGACGGAAAGGTTACGGAAAAATTTCCGAACGAAGGAGAGTTGGTAGGTACAGGGGCTCCGATAATGAATGTTGCTAAACTAGACGATAAGTGGGGTTCATTCAACATCAGAGAAGACCATCTAAAGAACTATAAAGATATAGGTAAGACATTCAAGGCATACGTTCCGGCACTGGATCAGGAAGTAGAGATGACCGTATACTATGTCAAAGATTTGGGATCGTATGCAGCATGGAAAGCCACCAAAACAACAGGACAGTACGATAGAAAGACTTTTGAGGTAAAAGCTCGATTCAACGACAAAGCAATCGATGTACTGCCGGGAATGTCACTTATCATTAAAGAATAA
- a CDS encoding ABC transporter permease, whose translation MSSKTGILAIFKREWIRISSSKICIWGIFVAPLLSMTILMWMMSAGLPSRIPIAVVDLDNTTTTRSLIRQLDAFEKTNIQYKSLSFKEARHQMERMEVYAVLTIPKDFTKDAISGNRPKLVYYTNNAFLISGSLLFQDLKTISTLASASVGLKTATAKGYTENQIMPILQPITIDAHPTGNPWLNYSVYLNNVLLPGILQLIILMFTVSAFGSEIKAGNGPKLMSMGDNSIIKVMIGKLLPYTIIYMGIALLFVAVLYYINRFPLHNGFWPMFFNYACLILAAQGAGVILLGIFRNYRFALSIASLIGMVSFSITGFSFSTLAMDGSLSALSNLFPLRHFFLIYVDQALNGIAVGYSMYHYAALLGFVLLSIFFFGTVRKLLKDNVYEL comes from the coding sequence ATGAGCTCTAAAACCGGTATACTAGCCATATTCAAAAGGGAGTGGATACGTATATCCTCATCCAAAATATGTATATGGGGGATATTCGTTGCTCCGCTATTATCCATGACTATTTTGATGTGGATGATGAGCGCAGGGCTGCCCTCACGTATACCTATTGCGGTGGTAGACCTAGACAATACGACTACAACACGCTCTTTGATACGCCAGTTGGATGCTTTTGAAAAAACGAATATACAGTATAAAAGCCTTTCGTTTAAAGAAGCAAGGCATCAGATGGAGCGAATGGAAGTATATGCTGTACTAACTATTCCGAAAGATTTTACGAAAGATGCAATTTCAGGCAATCGCCCCAAATTGGTTTATTATACCAACAATGCTTTTTTGATATCGGGCTCCCTGCTATTTCAGGATTTGAAAACAATATCTACGCTGGCTTCGGCCTCAGTAGGACTAAAGACTGCAACGGCAAAGGGTTATACAGAAAACCAGATTATGCCGATCTTGCAACCGATTACGATAGACGCTCATCCCACAGGAAACCCTTGGCTCAACTATTCGGTATATCTGAACAATGTTCTCTTGCCGGGTATATTGCAATTGATTATCCTGATGTTTACCGTATCGGCTTTCGGTTCGGAAATAAAAGCGGGTAACGGGCCAAAACTTATGTCTATGGGAGACAACTCCATCATCAAAGTAATGATAGGGAAACTACTTCCATATACGATCATATATATGGGGATAGCGTTATTATTTGTGGCAGTCCTTTATTACATCAATCGATTTCCATTGCATAATGGTTTTTGGCCTATGTTCTTTAATTATGCATGCCTCATTCTGGCAGCACAGGGAGCAGGCGTCATACTTTTGGGAATATTCCGCAATTACCGGTTTGCCCTAAGCATAGCCAGCCTTATAGGAATGGTATCATTCTCCATTACAGGATTTTCATTCTCTACATTGGCGATGGATGGAAGCCTCAGTGCATTGAGCAACTTATTCCCGCTAAGGCATTTTTTCCTTATCTATGTAGATCAGGCGCTAAATGGCATAGCGGTGGGCTACTCCATGTATCATTATGCGGCACTGCTTGGCTTTGTGTTGCTATCAATATTCTTCTTCGGTACTGTAAGAAAATTACTGAAGGATAACGTATATGAGCTATGA
- a CDS encoding ABC transporter permease produces the protein MKRLLLDIYYVWINELKVIFKDPAVILLFFIVPLAYPVLYSFIYNNETVHEVKVILVDDSNSSLSREFKRKVDATADVKVIGYASDMEEAREALRRKEAYGIMYIPRDFSKDIHTQQQTKVSVYADMSSLLFYKAMILSATEVSLDMGADIRVVETGSGSQEEDATTRQTVENEWVPMYNPQNGFASFLVPAILILIIQQTMFLGIATIVGTHNDKKRFTIASHTAQGKNVGAIKLTIGKAFCYASLYMLISVWVLRVIPYIFKFPQIGDPLTIAAFLMPFLLSATFFTMTLSYFCSQREFGMMLFVFTSVIFIFISGISWPWTEIPTAIKAIAYIVPSTPGIHGFIKINTMGATLNDVWFEYIALWIQAGIYCITATIMYKWWIQNYDPEYKGMIRKRVE, from the coding sequence ATGAAAAGATTACTACTTGACATATATTATGTTTGGATCAACGAGCTAAAGGTCATATTCAAAGACCCGGCGGTTATATTGCTCTTCTTTATAGTACCGTTGGCCTATCCTGTACTGTATAGCTTTATATACAATAACGAAACTGTACATGAGGTAAAAGTTATATTAGTAGATGATTCAAACTCTTCGCTCTCAAGGGAATTTAAAAGAAAAGTAGATGCCACAGCCGATGTAAAGGTAATAGGATACGCCTCGGACATGGAAGAAGCCCGTGAAGCTCTCCGAAGAAAAGAGGCTTACGGGATAATGTATATCCCCAGAGACTTCAGCAAAGACATACATACTCAGCAACAAACGAAAGTCAGCGTGTATGCCGATATGAGCAGTTTGTTGTTTTACAAAGCAATGATACTCAGCGCTACCGAAGTATCGCTGGATATGGGTGCTGATATACGCGTAGTTGAAACCGGAAGCGGAAGTCAGGAAGAAGATGCCACTACCCGGCAAACAGTAGAAAATGAATGGGTTCCGATGTATAATCCACAGAATGGATTTGCAAGCTTCCTTGTTCCTGCGATACTTATACTCATTATACAGCAAACAATGTTTTTGGGTATAGCTACTATTGTTGGCACACACAACGACAAGAAACGATTTACAATAGCATCACACACAGCCCAAGGCAAAAATGTAGGTGCCATAAAGCTAACGATCGGTAAAGCCTTTTGCTATGCCTCTTTATACATGCTGATCTCGGTATGGGTGCTCCGAGTAATACCATATATCTTCAAGTTTCCGCAGATAGGAGACCCACTGACAATTGCAGCATTTCTTATGCCGTTCCTGTTGTCGGCTACATTCTTTACAATGACACTCTCCTACTTCTGCTCGCAGCGTGAATTCGGAATGATGTTGTTTGTATTCACCAGTGTCATATTCATATTTATATCGGGTATATCTTGGCCTTGGACTGAGATACCTACAGCCATAAAGGCGATAGCATACATTGTTCCGTCTACACCGGGCATTCACGGGTTCATTAAAATAAACACAATGGGAGCTACTCTGAATGATGTATGGTTCGAATATATAGCTCTTTGGATACAGGCAGGAATATATTGTATTACGGCAACCATAATGTATAAATGGTGGATACAGAATTACGACCCGGAATACAAAGGAATGATAAGAAAAAGAGTTGAATAA
- a CDS encoding putative signal transducing protein: MDELVTLKSADFEANLAIAKSFLIDNGIDCVVNGEYLTVYTAGLGTARLQVRSEDYRRAAELLIEGGFAKREDFDFEKYQ; the protein is encoded by the coding sequence ATGGATGAACTGGTTACTTTAAAAAGCGCTGACTTTGAAGCTAATTTGGCTATAGCAAAATCATTTCTGATTGACAATGGCATAGACTGTGTTGTAAATGGAGAATATCTTACTGTTTACACCGCAGGGTTAGGTACAGCCAGATTACAGGTCAGATCGGAGGATTACAGGCGCGCCGCAGAGTTACTTATAGAAGGAGGCTTTGCTAAGCGAGAAGATTTTGACTTCGAGAAATATCAATAG
- a CDS encoding TonB-dependent receptor: MILRLTLIIILLTLSVRAFSQSQIQGYIRDENNKGIAFANVYIENTVDGTSTDENGHFVLETEEKGSVTLIASFVGYKPFSITSDVSKLNNLAINLKPDLTNLNEVVVTAGSFQLKGESNLEKKNAIDLVTAAGSEGDLYKSITNLPGAQISGTDGKLQVRGGSSYETQTYIDEMHVMSPYTSMPANTAVRGRHSTFIFDAINFSTGGFSPEYTQSLSSVLPLSTKDESTITKIGASLTSVGLGTGGTKSWDKGSASFDVNYTNLEPYTKLIFPDEKPDWDKYYQGISAANQLRFKLGDKTYLKTYFTYDKTLFKKKETPAFSNIDRKLDFDEDNLYLNSTFKKRFSNGINYFAGVAYSWNKKNINNARVPNDLFKSDESELHLKTKAEKRFSGLYKLGVGTEALIRKYEMTYLDEKSVERKVNHNIEGLFVSNDFNLSDKLLLNASSRIEYASLDKSFALLPRIALNYNIKKDIVLSAVAGKYQQTSPNENLIYNNHLSQENTTQYILSAQNTITNYRVFRVEVYHKKYNKLTTIYDDFYHSDGHGYSQGVDLMYKDGFRTGNKQSLEYMLSYSYNDSKRKYAEYNEKIMPPFTTKHNASVILRYSNEKLKSIIGVTNRFASGRAYHNPNLPGVMNETTPAYNSLDVSWTVLAHKRLIIYASASNILGRTNIYGYDYNPNPNTSGRYEAKSIKSYQNNFFFIGFFWTISGKVAYDPATF, encoded by the coding sequence ATGATACTCCGGTTAACTCTAATAATAATTCTATTAACGCTATCAGTCAGGGCATTTAGTCAGTCTCAAATACAAGGATATATAAGAGACGAGAATAACAAAGGTATAGCTTTCGCAAATGTTTATATAGAAAACACAGTAGATGGAACGAGTACCGATGAGAACGGACACTTTGTTTTAGAAACTGAAGAGAAAGGGTCTGTTACGCTGATAGCTTCATTTGTAGGATATAAACCGTTCTCTATCACTTCCGATGTTTCGAAATTGAACAACTTAGCTATTAACCTGAAGCCCGACCTAACAAACCTAAATGAAGTAGTCGTTACGGCAGGTAGTTTCCAGCTAAAAGGAGAATCGAATCTGGAAAAAAAGAATGCTATCGATCTAGTTACAGCTGCAGGCTCGGAAGGAGATTTATACAAATCGATAACAAACTTACCCGGCGCTCAAATATCGGGTACAGATGGCAAACTGCAAGTAAGAGGCGGAAGTAGCTATGAGACTCAGACCTATATAGACGAGATGCACGTAATGTCGCCATATACATCCATGCCGGCAAACACAGCTGTGAGGGGAAGGCACTCTACATTTATATTTGATGCGATAAATTTTTCAACGGGAGGCTTCTCGCCGGAGTATACTCAAAGTTTGTCGAGCGTACTGCCCTTGTCGACTAAAGACGAAAGTACTATTACGAAGATAGGAGCGAGTCTAACTAGCGTAGGTTTGGGAACGGGAGGAACAAAATCGTGGGATAAAGGATCAGCTTCTTTTGATGTAAACTATACAAATCTTGAACCATATACAAAACTGATATTCCCTGACGAGAAGCCGGATTGGGATAAGTATTATCAAGGAATATCGGCAGCCAATCAGCTTCGGTTTAAGCTAGGAGACAAAACATATCTTAAAACATATTTCACTTACGACAAAACTCTTTTTAAGAAAAAGGAGACTCCCGCATTCAGCAATATTGACCGCAAACTAGATTTTGATGAAGATAACCTATACCTAAACAGCACATTCAAAAAGCGATTTAGCAATGGGATAAATTACTTCGCCGGAGTAGCTTATTCTTGGAATAAGAAGAATATAAATAATGCCAGAGTACCAAATGACTTGTTTAAGTCGGATGAAAGTGAGCTCCATCTAAAGACAAAGGCAGAGAAACGATTCTCCGGCTTGTATAAGCTAGGAGTAGGAACAGAAGCTCTGATCAGAAAATATGAAATGACTTATCTGGACGAGAAGAGTGTAGAAAGAAAAGTAAATCATAATATCGAAGGATTATTCGTTAGCAATGATTTTAACCTATCAGATAAACTACTCTTAAACGCATCATCACGTATCGAGTATGCTTCGTTAGACAAGTCATTTGCACTACTTCCCCGCATTGCCTTAAACTACAATATAAAGAAAGACATTGTATTATCAGCTGTCGCAGGAAAATATCAGCAGACTTCTCCCAACGAAAATTTGATTTACAACAATCACCTGTCACAAGAGAATACAACGCAATATATACTGAGTGCACAGAATACAATTACAAATTATCGAGTATTCAGGGTCGAAGTTTATCACAAGAAATACAACAAACTGACTACCATATATGACGACTTTTATCACTCTGATGGACATGGATATAGCCAGGGTGTAGACCTAATGTATAAAGATGGGTTCAGAACAGGAAACAAGCAATCCTTAGAATATATGCTATCGTATTCATACAATGATTCGAAGCGAAAGTATGCCGAATACAATGAAAAAATTATGCCGCCATTTACGACAAAACATAACGCATCGGTCATTCTAAGGTATTCGAACGAAAAGTTAAAAAGCATAATCGGAGTAACAAACCGATTTGCCAGTGGACGTGCATATCACAATCCTAATTTACCCGGTGTAATGAACGAAACAACTCCCGCTTATAACTCTTTGGATGTTAGCTGGACTGTATTGGCACACAAAAGGCTAATCATATATGCGAGTGCCTCAAACATTCTTGGCAGAACGAATATATATGGGTATGATTATAATCCGAACCCGAATACATCGGGCAGATATGAAGCAAAATCTATAAAGTCGTATCAAAACAATTTCTTCTTCATCGGATTCTTCTGGACAATAAGTGGAAAAGTAGCATACGATCCGGCAACATTCTAA
- a CDS encoding winged helix-turn-helix domain-containing protein gives MFKDLDPLLHSQLRLAVISLLLSVEEADFVFIREKTGSTAGNLSVQIEKLSEAGYINVRKFIDGKKPRTVCKITQTGIDAFDKYVKNLQSYIKK, from the coding sequence ATGTTTAAAGATCTTGATCCACTCTTACACTCGCAACTGCGACTGGCAGTAATATCATTGCTGCTATCTGTAGAAGAAGCTGACTTTGTCTTTATCCGAGAGAAGACAGGTTCAACTGCGGGTAACTTGAGCGTACAAATAGAAAAATTAAGCGAAGCCGGATATATCAACGTCCGCAAATTCATTGATGGGAAGAAACCCCGCACCGTTTGCAAAATAACTCAAACAGGCATAGATGCATTTGACAAATACGTAAAAAATCTGCAAAGTTATATTAAGAAATAA
- a CDS encoding GlsB/YeaQ/YmgE family stress response membrane protein produces the protein MEFIWSIIIGIAAGFIAGKIMKGSGFGLILNLIVGIVGGLLGGWIFTLLGLDVNGILGNLVMSTIGAIVLLWIISLFKKKE, from the coding sequence ATGGAATTCATTTGGTCAATAATAATAGGTATAGCTGCCGGATTTATAGCTGGCAAGATTATGAAAGGCAGTGGCTTCGGACTTATACTAAACCTTATAGTCGGTATTGTCGGAGGATTACTAGGTGGATGGATATTTACGCTGCTCGGGTTGGATGTAAACGGTATTCTCGGCAACTTGGTAATGTCTACTATAGGAGCAATCGTACTGCTTTGGATAATA